In the genome of Flexistipes sinusarabici DSM 4947, one region contains:
- a CDS encoding TIGR04283 family arsenosugar biosynthesis glycosyltransferase has translation MKNKKVSIIIPVFKEYNIDRFVAVLQRKVKNCNVEIVVVDGDNSGSTVSRLEKYDLKTITNEKGRGTQLKKGAEHSTGDILLFLHADTELPDNFFYTVTDTCDKISSCGAFSLKIDSGKHLYRIIEFFTNLRAKYLQMPFGDQAIFVERETYFKSGGFSEIPIFEDVDLVEKLKKYGVKIHTLEEKITTSPRRWEDEGIFRATIRNWYLQILYFVFKIDPHYLKKFYRSQK, from the coding sequence ATGAAAAATAAAAAAGTTTCAATAATAATTCCCGTTTTCAAGGAATACAATATTGACCGTTTTGTTGCCGTACTCCAGCGGAAAGTAAAGAATTGTAATGTGGAAATAGTTGTTGTGGACGGTGACAACTCAGGTTCTACAGTTTCCAGGCTTGAAAAGTACGATCTGAAAACAATTACAAACGAAAAGGGCAGAGGTACTCAACTTAAGAAAGGTGCTGAGCATTCAACAGGTGATATTCTGCTCTTTCTTCATGCAGATACCGAACTTCCTGATAATTTTTTTTATACTGTTACAGACACTTGTGACAAGATTTCTTCCTGCGGAGCCTTCAGCTTAAAAATTGATTCCGGCAAACATCTTTACAGAATAATAGAATTTTTTACGAATTTAAGGGCGAAATATTTGCAGATGCCTTTTGGAGATCAGGCAATATTTGTAGAGCGGGAAACCTATTTTAAGTCGGGCGGTTTTTCTGAAATACCTATTTTTGAAGATGTTGATCTTGTTGAAAAGTTAAAAAAATACGGGGTGAAGATTCATACATTAGAAGAAAAAATAACAACATCTCCAAGAAGATGGGAAGATGAAGGAATATTTAGAGCAACTATACGCAATTGGTATTTACAAATACTTTATTTTGTATTTAAAATAGATCCACATTATCTTAAAAAATTTTACAGGAGTCAAAAATGA
- a CDS encoding C-GCAxxG-C-C family protein translates to MEKNLKEEITSYAVDEFKRGYFCSEIIVMAFEKFTGHRFSEEIHRGMTAFAEGIGSNGCICGAASAVTFVISTFEGRTNNKQNYKNAFDLCNNFMKEFKKEYGSACCRVITKNAAGKLGFGKFKHCPYITAFCALKVVELAQKHEWI, encoded by the coding sequence TTGGAGAAAAATTTAAAGGAAGAAATCACTTCATATGCAGTGGATGAATTCAAAAGAGGATATTTCTGTTCTGAAATTATCGTCATGGCCTTCGAAAAATTCACAGGCCACAGATTCTCTGAAGAAATACACAGGGGGATGACAGCTTTTGCCGAAGGAATCGGATCTAACGGCTGTATTTGTGGTGCTGCTTCGGCAGTTACCTTTGTAATAAGCACCTTTGAAGGGAGAACAAACAATAAACAGAACTATAAAAATGCTTTCGATTTATGCAATAATTTTATGAAGGAATTTAAAAAGGAATACGGATCAGCCTGCTGCAGAGTTATAACCAAAAATGCAGCTGGCAAGCTGGGATTCGGAAAATTCAAACACTGTCCTTACATCACTGCCTTTTGCGCATTGAAAGTCGTGGAACTTGCACAAAAACATGAGTGGATTTAG